The DNA segment TATAAATCATACGGATTGAACTTTTTGACCCATTCAAACATTTCCACGTCTTTCTCATTCATTAAATGAGCATAGGCATTTTCTCTGTGTTGCGCGTAAAACGAATGGTATCGAATCATGTACAAAGCGGGTTCAGGCAAATAATCCCTCATGATTTGATACAGATATTCGTCATGTCCCCAACTCATTTTCACTTTGTCGAGTCCACAATTTTCAGAATAAATTCCCAATTTGGTATTGAATCGCTCATCTGTGTAATCTGGATTTTCCTTGAAAAATTCAGGGTAAACAATCTTGTCCGAATAAGCGCAACCCACCGGAAAGGTATCTCCCACCACTGCCCATTGCGGTTCTCCAAACAGGCACAGAACTTTTCCCAAATCATGCAAAAAACCCGTAAGCACAAACCAATCTGGATGTCCATCAGCACGAATTGCCTCGGAAGTTTGTAAAAGATGTTGGGTTTGGTCTAAATCGATGTCCGGATCACTGTCGTCAACCAGCGTGTTCAAAAAATCGACCGCTTCCCAAATAGACATTTGTTTTTTATTGAACTGCAGGAATTCCTCCTCTTTGCTGCATACAAAATCATAAGTTTGATAAGTGTGATTCATTCTGTAAAACTCCTTAACAGTTTCAACCCTTTCAGAATCGACATAATTCCTGAACTCTTCCTTTTCTTTTACATTTTCTGTTGGATCCGGATAACGTCTCAATAAATCATCTTCCCATTCGTCCAAATTTTTCAGCGGCTTATCCGTATCGATTATCTTTTTCATAACAATTAATTAAAGTTTACAAGACAAAAATAGAATAACAGCCAGCAAATGAAATGGACTAATCCATCAAAAATATGGATAGATTTTATTTAATGATGATTTCATAACACTAATAAAACATTAGATATTAATTGATTAACTTGCTTGGCGGAAAACCAAACTGTTTTTTGAAACATCGACTGAAATACAAGGGATCGTTAAAGCCTACCAAATCGGTTACTTCGGAAACATTGTATTTTTTTGTTTTCAGCAGTTGTGCAGCTTTTTTCAAACGTATGGTTCTAATGAATTCATTCGGGGCCAAATCGGTCAATTCTTTAATTTTTCGGTATAATTTTGAGGAACTGACTCCCAATTTATCACACAGGAATTCTGTTGACAATTCCAGTTCGCTTATATTATCGTTTATTAAATTCGTGACTTTTGCCATAAAATCTTCGTCAATGGGAGAATGGGTCAGCAAACCTATCTTGCTTTCGACTTCGCCGGAGAATTTTGCCTTTAATTCCAATCTTGATTTAATCATGTTCTCGATGATTGTTTTAAGTAACGAAGGTTCGAATGGCTTTACTACATAGCCATCGGCACCAACGCCATATCCTTTTACCTTGTCATCGTTTTCAGAAAGAGCCGTTAATAAAATAACAGGAATGTGGCTTATAAACTCGTCATTTTTTAGTTCTCTGCAAAAATCGAGACCATTCATTACCGGCATCATGACATCGGCAACACACAGGACGGGTTTTATTTGGCGGCAAATTTTAAGTCCTTCCTCTCCATTTTCGGCATCATAAACCTTGTAATAATCGGATAAATAATCGACCAGATATTTCCGGAGTTCCGTATTGTCTTCCACAACCAATATTTTTTGTTTCAACTCGGTGTTTTGAAGTATTTTCTTGATCGACTTTTCAGGAAGAGGCATACTTTGATTGTCGTTTTTCAAAACATATTCGAATACTTCCTTGTCATTATAAAAACTGCGGTCAATTGGTATTTCAACCGTAAAGATACTTCCCTTGCCGGGCGTACTTTCCACTCTTATGATTCCCTTATGAAGTGCCACCAACGATTTTACCAACGACAAACCAATCCCTGATCCGGTATTGTGTTCTTTGCTGTTGGTCACTTGATAAAAGCGCTTGAAAATTTTTTCTTGGCTTTTCAAAGGGATTCCTATCCCGTTGTCGCTCACTTCAACAACCAATAATCCATCAACTCCGTCTTTCAGCCTGATAAACATGTCTACATTGCCATAGTTATCGGTGAACTTCAAGGCATTGGACAAAAGGTTGTACAGGATTTTATCGTACTTGTCATTGTCTATCCAGCCCGTTATGTCTTCGTTTTCAGTATTAAAATTTAAAGTGATGTTTTTGTTGTAAGCCAGTTCTTCAAAGGAATCAAAAATATTCTTGGAATAGGCTACAATGTCTGTTTTGGAAACTTTGAGTTTTAATTCTCCTGCTTGTGCTTTTCTAAAATCGAGTACTTGGTTGACCAAGTTTAGCAATCTGCTGGCGTTTTGATGAATCAAATTAAACCTGCTTTTTTGATATTCGGTTGCATTTTCGTCCTCCATCAATTGTTTGGCTGGGCCTAAAATTAGGGTTAAAGGCGTTCTCAATTCGTGGGAGATATTGGTAAAAAACCGCAGTTTTTCATTGTTTAATTTGATGTCATGTTCTCGATTTACTTTTTCAGTCAGTAATTCTTGTTTTAATCGGATGCGATTTCTAACTTCTCTTTTAACAAAATAAAAAATAAAAAACAATAACACCAAAAACAACAACAATGCCGTTGGTGTCAACCAAAATGGAGGCAAAACCTTTATTTGATAAGAAGCCACCTTGCTCCAATGTCCATCACTGTTACTGGACATAATTTTAAACACGTAATTCCCAGGATAAAGGTTGGTATATTGCACCGTTCTCGAATTGCTGTTGGTGGTGATCCAATCCTTGTCGAAACCCTCCAGCATGTATTGAAACTTGTTCAGTTTTTCGTTTGCAAACGATGGAACCGAAAATTGGAGCGAAAAATTTCGGTTTTTATAATCCAATTCAATTTTTCTGTCGTAATTAAAATCTTTGACCAATGGAACTTGTCCGTTGATTTCCATTCCGGGAAACACTTCTTCGTTCTGGATTTTGAATTCCGTAATAATAGGTGTGGGTGACCAATTATTTTTTTTCATGGTATGGGGCGAAAAATAAATAAT comes from the Flavobacterium limnophilum genome and includes:
- a CDS encoding inositol oxygenase family protein, whose amino-acid sequence is MKKIIDTDKPLKNLDEWEDDLLRRYPDPTENVKEKEEFRNYVDSERVETVKEFYRMNHTYQTYDFVCSKEEEFLQFNKKQMSIWEAVDFLNTLVDDSDPDIDLDQTQHLLQTSEAIRADGHPDWFVLTGFLHDLGKVLCLFGEPQWAVVGDTFPVGCAYSDKIVYPEFFKENPDYTDERFNTKLGIYSENCGLDKVKMSWGHDEYLYQIMRDYLPEPALYMIRYHSFYAQHRENAYAHLMNEKDVEMFEWVKKFNPYDLYTKAPVKPDVKALLPYYKELVAKYLPEKLSF
- a CDS encoding hybrid sensor histidine kinase/response regulator yields the protein MKPNFLLLFFSLITFYSHSQNIKFTHYNDNNGLSHNSVRHIVQDKKGFLWLGTFSGLNRFDGYQFKNYMSSSASANKLYNDDITALELDEESNNLWIGTRKGLTLFKLDTQVFTTFFSKKDDPNSLPEEEIRSVYVDKFKRVWVGTKTKGLYMFFLKENRFEKIPIRGFDYVKEIFEDKKGNIWIGSYEKGSVAKITMDSKGAIVRINDYTLFVPNSTAKNPYVNFIYEDAKSDIFVGTRQGLYKLDKKNDRFVNLYIENKEIRGSLGPYFLSVARAPDGKYWVGTLGGLLVCKQLEDIQKGDYKWYYSVLSEDTSIVDNLVSALYFDASGVLWIGTEDGLDKYDPYENQFTLIKDISRYIGNQAPRIRGFAKTYDEKVIVATSHNGLFISNANGFKPLYNSDKDIASIYSEDGKIFYCGLWNGNLMVYNYATNASKEISLGFESSALFAFCRIGPQTMMVGSFGEGAVVLNTNTLEVQVSKGKLLPGFQINAIEKDNKNNIWFATETGVVRYNSTSGKIETYKSLSKKENGMPYDDNVSDVMIDKKGTIWASTRYGLCVYEPSKNTFKPISHLKELSGKWITDMLTDANGDLWLNINNNSIAWIRADLKDINVYYVNSGNRLDVFSSSGFFSFKDSKIYLGGKNGIIYFSPHTMKKNNWSPTPIITEFKIQNEEVFPGMEINGQVPLVKDFNYDRKIELDYKNRNFSLQFSVPSFANEKLNKFQYMLEGFDKDWITTNSNSRTVQYTNLYPGNYVFKIMSSNSDGHWSKVASYQIKVLPPFWLTPTALLLFLVLLFFIFYFVKREVRNRIRLKQELLTEKVNREHDIKLNNEKLRFFTNISHELRTPLTLILGPAKQLMEDENATEYQKSRFNLIHQNASRLLNLVNQVLDFRKAQAGELKLKVSKTDIVAYSKNIFDSFEELAYNKNITLNFNTENEDITGWIDNDKYDKILYNLLSNALKFTDNYGNVDMFIRLKDGVDGLLVVEVSDNGIGIPLKSQEKIFKRFYQVTNSKEHNTGSGIGLSLVKSLVALHKGIIRVESTPGKGSIFTVEIPIDRSFYNDKEVFEYVLKNDNQSMPLPEKSIKKILQNTELKQKILVVEDNTELRKYLVDYLSDYYKVYDAENGEEGLKICRQIKPVLCVADVMMPVMNGLDFCRELKNDEFISHIPVILLTALSENDDKVKGYGVGADGYVVKPFEPSLLKTIIENMIKSRLELKAKFSGEVESKIGLLTHSPIDEDFMAKVTNLINDNISELELSTEFLCDKLGVSSSKLYRKIKELTDLAPNEFIRTIRLKKAAQLLKTKKYNVSEVTDLVGFNDPLYFSRCFKKQFGFPPSKLIN